One Primulina huaijiensis isolate GDHJ02 chromosome 5, ASM1229523v2, whole genome shotgun sequence DNA segment encodes these proteins:
- the LOC140977515 gene encoding GDSL esterase/lipase At3g48460-like: MAADKSTDFHTNVIPLIFVLISSSLATCSSAAFPFKKIYAFGDSYTDTGNTRTSTGPTAFNYVSNPPYGITYFHHSTNRYSDGRIVLDFVAEALSLPFSPPYRIPSADRSHGVNFAVAGATAIRHGFFLKNNITFNLVRESLQTQLVWLDKILETKGCEDLKTTPAQCKSVFGDALVWVGEIGANDYTCSLGSTIPSDTIRTIALNSLSGFLQVLINKGAKYIVVQGLPPAGCLTYTFSLSSPEDRDETGCVSSANLRAVTHNKLLQKRLDYLRKKNPQAVILYADFYNSHMELVRNPGRYGFKEQFKACCGYGGGQYNFDVFNTCGAPSTGSCSNPPVYLNWDGAHLTEVANRVLADSFLNGKFCSPPFKYLLRRRLNDQKAGIN; this comes from the exons atggCAGCCGACAAATCCACCGACTTTCACACAAACGTGATCCCACTTATTTTCGTTCTCATCTCCTCCTCTCTCGCCACCTGCTCCTCCGCCGCCTTTCCTTTCAAGAAAATTTACGCCTTCGGAGATTCCTACACAGACACCGGAAACACCAGAACCTCCACCGGTCCCACCGCCTTTAACTACGTGTCCAACCCTCCTTACGGCATCACTTACTTCCACCACTCAACCAACAGGTACTCCGACGGCAGGATCGTCCTCGATTTCGTGGCGGAGGCTCTGTCCCTACCCTTTTCGCCGCCGTATCGGATCCCTTCTGCAGACCGGTCACATGGCGTCAACTTCGCCGTGGCCGGAGCTACCGCGATTCGGCATGGattctttttgaaaaataacatcACTTTCAATCTTGTGCGTGAATCCCTCCAGACTCAGCTTGTTTGGCTAGACAAAATCTTGGAGACCAAAGGGTGCGAAGATCTGAAAACTACGCCCGCACAATGTAAGAGTGTATTTGGCGATGCATTGGTTTGGGTTGGGGAAATTGGAGCAAATGATTATACTTGCAGCCTTGGTTCTACCATTCCAAGCGACACCATTCGGACAATTGCTTTAAATAGTCTTTCTGGTTTCTTACAG gTATTAATAAACAAAGGCGCAAAGTACATAGTTGTTCAAGGGCTTCCTCCGGCGGGGTGCTTAACGTACACCTTCTCGCTATCTTCTCCGGAAGACAGAGATGAAACTGGCTGCGTATCGAGCGCCAATCTCCGAGCAGTTACACACAACAAGCTGCTTCAGAAGAGGCTAGATTACCTGAGGAAAAAGAACCCGCAAGCGGTGATTCTGTACGCGGATTTCTACAATTCCCACATGGAATTGGTGAGGAATCCGGGGAGATATGGGTTCAAGGAACAGTTCAAGGCGTGCTGCGGATACGGTGGAGGCCAGTATAACTTCGACGTTTTCAACACCTGTGGTGCGCCGTCCACCGGTTCTTGCAGCAATCCACCTGTGTATTTGAACTGGGACGGAGCTCACCTCACCGAGGTAGCCAACAGAGTGCTGGCGGATTCTTTCTTGAATGGGAAATTCTGCAGCCCTCCGTTCAAGTATTTGCTGAGGAGGAGACTGAACGACCAGAAAGCTGGGATTAACTGA